The sequence below is a genomic window from Nicotiana tomentosiformis chromosome 6, ASM39032v3, whole genome shotgun sequence.
aagtttttgaagtgtgagtttttcctggactcggttgccttttggggccatgttgtatcttctGAGGACATAACTGTGGAtattaagaagattgaggcaattcagaaccggcctagacctacttcagctacagagaatCAGAGCTTTTtgggtttggcggggtattattgTCGGctcgtggagggattttcatcaatcTCAACCCTATTGACTAAGTTGACTtagaagggtgctcttttcagatggtctgacgagtgtgaggtgagctttcaaaatctcaagactacATTGACTACAGTTCCATTATTGGTGTTACCTACGAGTTCGGGATCttacactatgtattgtgatgcatcatgtGTTGGGCTTGGCGCGAtattgatgcaggacagtagggtgattgcctacgcatctggAACCTATTTTTGATTTCCGATCCTCAAGGGGCAAGATCATTTTCAACTAAATTGCAAGAAGGAGCGAACATTACTGAAATTATTGAAAAGATATTGGCTCTACTTAGACCGTCTAGATCTAAGAATCTCGTCACacaagatgatgatgatgtcttGATCATTGGATCTGCTCCAATCACTCTACATGAGTTGTTCCACCCAAAGTATGGTGTAAGAGAAAATCCATGCTTTGCTCCACCATCCACGACGGTTATCCAAGAAATGGTGACTAATACTTCGACTGTTGAAGAACAACTCGCAAATTTAACAAAGGCAACTGCGGGGTTAACAAAGCATATGCAAGATCAAGATAATCAAATTGTCAAGATGACAGATAGAGTTGAAAGCATGATGGAGGGAGATTAAAGTCATGCACCTGGAAAGCTCCCTATGATGCAAGATAAAAGAGACTCATCTGCAAGGCAAACAACGACTCCTAAAGAACTTCAGATTTCATCTGATGGGGTTATTCCCATTGACCAATTGAAAGACTTCATCATGGGAACCATCAAAGATAAGTGCGATGTTGCTGCCAAGTCTTCTCTCGCATATGCGAAGCCATACACTGCGAGAATTGATAGTTTGAAGATGCCTGCAGGTTATCAAACCCCACAATTTCAACAATTTGATGGTAAAGGAAATCCAAAGCAATACATTGCATATTTTGTCGAAACTTGTAATAATGCTGGGACCTATGGAAATTATCTTGTTAAGCAGTTTGTCCGTTCcttaaaaggaaatgcttttgattggtacacTGATCTCGAGGCTGGTTTCATTGATAGTTGGGAGCAACTTGAACATGAATTTCTCAATCGCTTCTATAGAACAAGGTGGACTGTAAGCATGGTTGAACTCACAAACACGTGTCAATGGAAGGATGAGTCGGTCATTGATTATATCAATCAATGGAGGAATGTGAGCCTCAACTGTAAAGACAAACTTAGTGAAGCTTCTTGAATAGAAATGTGTATCCAAGGAATGCATTGGGGACTTCGCTACATCCTACAAGGTATCAAGCCTAAGTCTTTTGAAGAATTGGCTACACGTGCTCATGATATGGAGTTAAGCATGTCTTCAAGTGGAAATCAAGGGCCACCTGTTTATGAACCTCGCAAAGTGAAGGATaaataagaaataaagaaaggAGGCAAGTTTGTACCGAAGTCTGAGAGCAAGGAATCAATGAATGTTAATGCCTCGCCATTAAAGGTCACTACAAAAGTGAGTAAGAAACAAAGTGTGAAGACAACGTCCTTAGAGGATAAAGTTGGCCGAAAATTAACTCTGAAGGAAATGCAAGCGAAAGAATATCCATTCTTGGACTCTGATGTTCcagcaatttttgaagaactccttgAGTTGAAACTCATTGAGTTAACTGAAATGAAGCGGCCAGACGAAGCTGGAAGGACTAAGATCCAAATTATTGCAAGTACCATTGGTTGATTGGCCACCCTATTGAAAAGTGCTTTATCTTCAAGGAGAAAGTCATGGACTTGGCCGCTGAAGGAAAAATCTTGCTTGGGGATGAGAAGGAAAGTTCGAATCAAGTCTCTATTATTTTTGGTTCACTTGATCCCGTTGTCCTTTGCAATCTTTTCGAAGGACATGAATGTGATGGCGTCCAAACTGCATCATCACTAAATATGATAAAATTTGGTGACTTTGAACCTATCGATGTGAGCAAAACACTGTTTCTCCCTATAGTAAATGAATTAATAGGGGAGGAAAAATCTCAAGAGGAAAGTGAATCATGTGATAGTCAAACTGATGATGAAGTTTGGATTCTTGTGACTCGGCGGAGACGTTGCAAGACAAATTCACAAAGGGAGTCAAATAAGCAATCGACTAAGGGAAAAATGGTGAAAAGACCCAAGAAGAAAATGATAAAGAACAATTGGAAGAAAACAAAAATGGAGGAGAATCGCTATCAAAGGCTACATCGTCCAGTGACATTGGATGAATTTCTGCCAAGCTGGTTATGTACGCAAGCTTCCTATGAAGATATCAAGCCCTCATGTTGTAAGGTAGATGAAGAAGAAACAAATAAGGAAAAGGCATCATTGTTGCTACCTCCCTTTTCTAAAAAAACTCACTGAGCATCTCTCTGAAGAAGTGGACACTTGTGATAAAATCATATTTACTAATGTTTATCTTTTGCTTGGTGAAACACCCCATAATCGTCCACTGTTTATGGTTGGATTTGTGCGTGAGTAGAGAATAAGTAGAATTCTGATTGATGATGGATCTGGCGTCAATATCCTCCCAATTCGTACTGCCAAAGAGCTTGGTATACCGATGGATGAACTATGTGAAAGTCATTTGATGATTTAAGGGTTCAATCAAGGGGCAAAGAGCTATAGGGGCTATCAAATTGGAAATACATATGGGAGATTTGTGTTCGAGTGCATGGATGCacgtgatcgatgcaaagacctCATATAATATCTTTTTAGGAAGGCCATGGATACACGAGAACAAAGTGGTCTCATCCACCTACCATCAATGCTTGAAGTACTATGAAGATGAGGTCGAAAAGAAGATAGTTGCTGATGATAAGCCCTTTACTGAGGCTGAATCATACTTTACCGATGCAAAATTCTACTTAAAGAATTATGTCTCAAAGAAGGTTAAGGTTGATAATGCAATGTTGACCAAAAGTGTTGCAAAGAAGGTTGATGTCACAACTTGCAAGGCAAAGATTACGGTTGAAAAAGATCATGTGCTTTATGATAGAAACAAGATAAATGAGGCATCGTCAAGTAAGAAAGTGACTCATATTCTTCTTTACGTCCCAAAGGCAACGAATGTTGAAGATCCATCTTATGAACTACAAGGTAATGTGTTAGGAGACTTGACCCTTCCTATCAAGCGAATTGATGCAATTAAGTCCTCTATAAAGTTGCTTAAAGggtttgtcaaatcatcaaacCACAATTCGCTTCTAAATCTAGCACTTCCTGCAAAGCGCACAGATAAGGGCTTTGATCCAAATGCCTACAAGTTATTAGCAAAAGCTCGATATGATCCCAATGAAAAATCCAAGTTGGCAAAGCTCCCACATGAAGCTTCAAACTCTACTCAGAAGATGATGATGGAGAAACGGTACCCCCTGAAGCAACCACGTGAAGGTTTAGGTTACAAACAACCCGCGCCAATCCGTATCTCCAAAAAAGGGCAAGTTGTAACTACATTACGGCTAAAGAAGAGCCTATGACATTTAATGAGAAGCCTTCTGTGTTTAATCGATTTACAAAACCAAGGACCTCAGTCTTTGATAAGTTGGGACCATTGAATAAGGAACACAAGCATCATGGAAGTAATAGAAGGATCAAAGCACCTATCTTCACTAAAAAGGAGATTTTGACCATAAATTGCCCGAGTCTGATTCCCTCTAGAATGAGGCGAGAGACCAAACTTGTAGTTTTGTGTGGAGAGGTACTCAAAGCAAAGGCtcatactatagtctatactaaaGAAcaggaggaagatgaagaaagtgtgGGGTCAACATATCATATCACCATTCATGACGAATAAAATACTTCATCTTATACGAAAGTCGAGGAAACGTACCTTGATATTCATGTATGTCATCACATATCTTTCAATGATGGTGATCCTCAAGAGGATGAAGACGCTAAAGATGCACCACGTGATcttgaagaaggggtgaagaCAACGGTTGATGCACTTAAAAAAGTCAATCTTGGAGTTGTTGAAGATCCAAAGCCCACATATGTAAGTGCCTCTCTAACTGGTGATGAAGAGAGAAAATATATTGAGCTACTTAAGGAGCTCAAAGACGTATTTGTTTGGAGCTACAAAGAAATGCCAGTTTTAGACCCTAAGGTGGATGTTCATCATCTTGCTGTCAAACGAGGTGCTCGTCCCGTGAAGCAAGCACAACATCGCTTCAAACCTTAACTGGTTCCCTTGATTGAAATCGGAGTTAACAAGCTTATTGAGGCTGGTTTTGTTTGTGAAGTTAAATATCCTACATGGATTTCAAGCATCGTCCTTGTAAGAAAGAAGAATGATCAAATCCGAGTTTGTGTTGACTTTAGGGACCTAAATAATGCTTGTCCTAAGGATGAATTTCCTATTCCCATCCCGGAGCtcatgattgatgccacgactGGATATGAGGCGATGTCTTTCATGGATGGTTCGTCTGGATATAATCAAATTTGCATGGCTTCGAAGGATGAATAACTTACCGCCTTTCGAACCCCTGAAGGTATATActgctacaaggtaatgccttttggtttgaaaaattATTGGTGCTACATATCAACATGCCATGCAAAACATTTTTGACGACATGCTTCACAAAAATGTGGAGTGTTATGTTGATGACTTGGTGGTAAAGTCAAGGAAGAGAGATGATCACTTGCAAGATTTAAGGGTTGTATTCGAATGGCTTCGAAGATACCAACTCAGAATGAATCCGTTGAAGTGCGCCTTTTGGGTTACTTCTAGAAAGTTCCTCGATTTTATTGTTCGGCATCGAGGTATCGAAATTGATCAAGCTAAGGTGGATGTGAAAATTCCCGAGCCTAAGGATATTCATGAATTAAAAAGCTTACAAGGTAAGTTGGCATATCTTAGAAGATTTATTTCGAATCTAGCTGGAAGATGCCAACCTTTCAGTCGCCTCATGAAGAAAAGAGTTCCTTTTGAATGGGACCAAGCTTGTAGGAATGCTTTTGAAAGTATTAAATCCTAACTGATGAAGCCTCCAGTACTGGAAGCCCCTATACCTAGAAAACCATTAATATTATACATTTCAGCATAGGAATGGTCAGTAGGAGCACTTCTGGCTCAAGGAAACAATGAAGGCAAAGAAAATGCACTTTATTACTTGAGTAGGATGATGGCGCCAAATGAGCTCAAGTATTCACCTATCGAGAAGTTATGTTTGGCACTTGTCTTCTCTATTCAGAAGCTGAAGCATTACTTCCAAGCTCACGTTGTGCGACTCGTCTCAAGAGCGAATCCTATCAAGTTTGTCATGTCTAAACTTGCCCTAAGTGATCGATTAGCGAGGTGGTACCTTCAATTTCAACAATTTGAAATTGTGTATGTTCATCAAAAGGCGGTAAAAGGACAAGCATTAGTAGACTTCCTAGCTGACCATCCGATTCCCGATGATTGGGAGTTGTCTGATGAATTTTCTGATGAAGATGCAATGGTCATAGAAATTCAACCTCCTTGGAAGATGTATTTCGTTGGCGCTGCACATCGTGAAGGAGATGGTGGTGGAATAGTGTTTATCACTTCTCGAGGAGAAGTTTTGCCATATTTTTTCACTCTGACACAATGTTGCTCCAATAATATTGATGAATATCAAGCGCtcatacttgggcttgaaatggctgtgGATTTGAAACAATTGCAACTACAAgtttttggagacttcaagttaGTGATTAATCAGTTTTTGGGTAGCTATGAGGTCAAGAAGCCAGAGTTGGTCCCATATCACAAGTATGCTCAGAGACTGGTAAGTTGGCTTGGAGAAGTAACTATTCAACATGTGCCGAGAAaggaaaacaagagagctgatacATTAGCAGCCTTAGCTTCTACATTATCTTTGCCTGATCAAACGCAAGTTGTTGTTTGCCAAAGATGGGTAGTTCCTCCACCAAATGACTACGAGGAAGAAGAAAGTAAAGTTGATCATCTTACTTCCGTTCTTGAGGTTGAAATTAAAGATTGGCAACAATCATTAATTGACTATCTTTGTTATGGGATATTGCTAGAAAATCCCCGAAGGAAGACAGAAATCCAAAGGAGAGCCCCTCGTTTTCTTTATTACAAAGATACACTCTACAGAAGATCATTTGATGGAGTGCTCTTACGTTGTTTGGGGGCCGATGAATCCTATCAAGCCCTGCAATAAGCTCATTTCGGAGTATGTGGAGCGCATAAATCTGGGCCAAAACTTTATTTTCACATAAAAAGAATGGGGTATTATTGGCCAACCATGGTGAAAGATTGTTTAGATTACGCTCGAAGGTGTAAATCTTGCAAATTCCATGCTAACTTCATACATCAACCACCTGAAGTATTGCATCCAACTGTTGCCTCTTGGCCATTTGATGCTTGGGGTTTGGATGTTGTTGGCCCATTGCCAAAGTCTTCTGGTGGAGATTTATACACTTTGGCTGGAACTGATTACTTCTCGAACTGGGTTGAAGCTGCTTTTCTTcaggaagtaaagaaggaaaatgtggcTAACTTTATCCGAGTCAATATTatctatcgctttggcattcctcgATATATATTGACGGACAATGGTAAGCCATTTGATAATAATTCTCCCATGTATTATGTTGCTGCCAATGGACTTGCTGAAGCATTTAACAAGACGCTCTGCAAATTATTGAAAAAGGTTGTCTCTAAGTATAAGATAGATTGGCATGAAAGAATGGAAGAAGCTCTTTGGGCATACAGGACCACATATCGCATACCAATGCAAGTGACTCCTTATTCACTTATTTATGGAGTTGAAGCAGTCCTTCCAATTGAGCATCAAATCCCATCGTTGCAGCTTGCCATTCAAGAAGGACTCACTAATGAAGAAAATGCTCGGTTACGCCTTGAAGAATTGGAAGCTCTTGATGGAAAGAGGCTAGAAGCTCAACAAAGCCtagaatgttatcaagctcgccTGTCTCGATCTTTTAACAAAAGGGTGGGCCTTAGATCTTTCCAAGTGGGTGACCAAGTTCTTGTGGTCAAAAGGCCTATTATTACCTCCCGTCGATCTGGGGGCAAATTCTCTGCTAAGTGGGATGGACCATATATTGTACAAGAGGTATACTCAAGTGGCACTTACAAGATAGTTGACTCAGAAGGTATGCAGATTGGCCCCATCAATGGGAAATTCATGAAGAGATATTATCCTTGAAGAAAACAAATACGCTCCTTAACGTACGAGCATAAACTGCATGTTACTCCCTGCCCGCAAGAGTATACACTGTGCATAGCCCATAAAACAAGGGGGgcccgctaggttgaaaacctcgaaaggggCGGCCTAGGAAAAAGTTAggacaataaaaataaaaataaaaaaaccttACCCATTTCGAACTATGGTATGAGTTCAttctcttcaccgaggtacgtaggcagcttagagtttcattctaagttcagtcaTATGAGTTCAAAAATACATATCACCCAAGGAATTATTCAAATGAGGTATGATGGGATGTAATTCACTTGATTGACACTTGAAATTAGGTGTACATGTACTATTTTGTTGAACTCTCTGTCTTATCTTGATGGCTCAACGAGGGCAAGCCCTACATGTCAAATTGAGGTCTTTGATGGAATGATTGTAGTTTCTTTACAAAGAGGCTAAATATTCAAGTTGAAGTCTCTAATTCTAAGTCAAGTTGATTTAGCTAAGTCTGTTACATCATCAATTTGAAGTTTTCAAGCCCGCTAGGTCTTAAAGTTGCAGTCTTCAAGTCCACCAAGTCTTCAAGTTAAATTTTTCAAATCTACTAAGTGAAGTTGAGACCTTCGAATTCGCCAAATCtttaagttgaagtcttcaattCTGGGAAGTCTTCAGATTGAATCATCAAGTTAAAGTCTTTAAATTCGCCAAGTCAAGTTAAGGCCTTCGAATTCGCCAAAAGTTGAAGTCTTCAATTCTGCAAAATTTTCAAGTTGAATCATCAAGTTAAAGCCTTCAAATCCAGTATGTCTTCAAATCCGTCAAGTCTTCAAGCAGAAGCCTTCAAGTCTGTCATATCTTCAAGTTGAAATCTACAAGTTAAATTCTTCCAAGCACCATCTTCAATTGAATGCCAATCAGAAGCCGCCATAATAGTTTTGAAGTCTTCAAATTGATATGGCCTTCGATTCTTTAGTTGAAAGCTTCAACATATCTTCAAGTGTATGGTAGAAGACTTCAATATAGTGTGCaccattttaaatatttatatcttGAATTCTTTGAAGGAAGATTTTAatatatcttcaaatcttcaaatggAAGTATTTAAAATGTTGGCTTGTATGACTTGATTTATGTTACAGAAAGAGGATTCTTTGACCGTGAGATTTTCTTTACTAAAG
It includes:
- the LOC138894078 gene encoding uncharacterized protein, translating into MAPNELKYSPIEKLCLALVFSIQKLKHYFQAHVVRLVSRANPIKFVMSKLALSDRLARWYLQFQQFEIVYVHQKAVKGQALVDFLADHPIPDDWELSDEFSDEDAMVIEIQPPWKMYFVGAAHREGDGGGIVFITSRGEVLPYFFTLTQCCSNNIDEYQALILGLEMAVDLKQLQLQVFGDFKLVINQFLGSYEVKKPELVPYHKYAQRLVSWLGEVTIQHVPRKENKRADTLAALASTLSLPDQTQVVVCQRWVVPPPNDYEEEESKVDHLTSVLEVEIKDWQQSLIDYLCYGILLENPRRKTEIQRRAPRFLYYKDTLYRRSFDGVLLRCLGADESYQALQ